In a single window of the Hoyosella subflava DQS3-9A1 genome:
- a CDS encoding NAD(P)H-hydrate dehydratase has translation MTVPYFTAEEIRTAEAELFARVAEGVPMRRASWGLATEVAAELRRRTGGVTGRRVGVLAGSGDNGGDALWAGAFLRRRGVAVEAVLLKPERAHKAGLHALLQAGGRVVAELGPADLVLDGIVGISGKGSLRPDAARHVAAVTAPIVSVDLPSGVDPDTGSVDGPAVQAALTVTFGGYKRVHALAAHQCGRIGYVPIGLELPKSMVQSLTDREVGGAWPVPAAEDDKYTQGVVGISAGSDVYPGAAVLCVGGAVAAKSGMVRYAGTAREQVLARYPEVIATTAIEDAGRLQAWVAGPGFGTGKKESKALAALLAQDLPTVVDADGLTLAANNPSLVRGRKAPTLLTPHAGEFERLTGAAPKPDRLTATQQLASDWGVTVLLKGRATVIADPSGEVLIVEAGSSWAATAGSGDVLSGIVGALLASGIPPLTAAAMGAHAHARAALIAAGFPGAPASASTLMGAVRPAIGALRSAATPGVADATKRAGSRSLMAGSAP, from the coding sequence ATGACTGTCCCGTACTTCACCGCTGAGGAAATTCGGACCGCAGAGGCGGAACTCTTCGCACGTGTTGCGGAGGGTGTGCCGATGCGCCGTGCATCGTGGGGTCTCGCGACCGAGGTGGCAGCCGAGCTCAGAAGACGGACCGGTGGCGTGACGGGACGTCGCGTCGGGGTGTTAGCAGGGTCCGGGGATAACGGTGGCGACGCGCTTTGGGCGGGTGCGTTCCTGCGACGACGGGGTGTCGCGGTCGAAGCGGTGCTGCTGAAACCGGAGCGGGCGCACAAAGCTGGACTCCACGCGTTGCTGCAGGCCGGTGGCCGTGTGGTTGCCGAACTTGGGCCTGCCGACCTCGTGCTCGATGGAATCGTCGGCATCTCAGGCAAAGGATCCTTGCGGCCCGACGCGGCTCGGCACGTAGCAGCCGTCACCGCGCCAATTGTGTCTGTCGATCTGCCAAGTGGAGTCGACCCTGACACGGGGAGTGTCGACGGCCCCGCAGTTCAGGCTGCACTCACCGTCACTTTCGGCGGGTACAAACGTGTGCATGCCCTCGCCGCACATCAATGTGGGCGAATCGGGTACGTACCCATTGGCCTTGAACTGCCCAAGTCGATGGTGCAATCGCTGACAGATAGAGAAGTTGGCGGAGCGTGGCCGGTGCCGGCCGCGGAGGATGATAAGTACACTCAAGGCGTCGTGGGCATATCGGCGGGCTCCGACGTCTATCCCGGTGCTGCCGTACTGTGCGTGGGTGGCGCGGTGGCAGCGAAGTCGGGAATGGTCCGGTATGCGGGGACCGCGCGCGAGCAGGTGCTTGCACGGTACCCGGAGGTCATCGCGACCACAGCGATCGAGGACGCCGGCCGCCTACAGGCCTGGGTCGCGGGTCCGGGTTTCGGAACCGGGAAGAAGGAGTCGAAGGCGCTCGCGGCGCTTCTCGCACAGGATCTCCCTACTGTTGTCGACGCCGACGGATTAACGCTCGCAGCGAACAACCCCAGCCTGGTGCGCGGAAGAAAGGCGCCGACCCTCCTGACGCCGCATGCGGGGGAGTTCGAGCGGCTAACGGGTGCGGCGCCCAAGCCCGACAGGCTCACTGCGACGCAGCAACTCGCATCGGACTGGGGGGTCACGGTTCTCCTCAAAGGCAGAGCGACAGTGATCGCTGATCCTTCCGGCGAGGTCCTCATCGTTGAGGCCGGAAGTTCCTGGGCGGCGACCGCCGGTTCCGGCGACGTCCTGTCCGGCATCGTGGGTGCACTTCTGGCCAGCGGCATTCCACCGCTGACCGCTGCCGCGATGGGCGCACACGCGCACGCACGCGCGGCGCTCATAGCGGCGGGTTTTCCGGGTGCACCCGCTTCCGCCTCAACGCTGATGGGTGCTGTGCGTCCAGCCATCGGCGCATTGCGATCAGCGGCGACACCCGGTGTGGCGGATGCCACCAAGCGTGCCGGATCCCGGTCGCTGATGGCAGGATCTGCACCGTGA